Proteins co-encoded in one Maylandia zebra isolate NMK-2024a linkage group LG16, Mzebra_GT3a, whole genome shotgun sequence genomic window:
- the LOC101469018 gene encoding arginine and glutamate-rich protein 1-A isoform X2 yields MGRSRSRSSSRSKHSKSSKHSKKRSRSRSRSRDRERSKKRSKSRESKRNRRRESRSRSRSNTASSRRERAASPPERIDIFGRTLSKRNALDEKQRKEEEERKAEMERQRKIRQQEIEEKLIEEETARRVEELVAKRVEEELEKRKDEIEREVLRRVEEAKRIMERQLLEELERQRQAELAAQKAREEEEKSKREELEKILEENNRKIAEAQAKLAEDQLRIVEEQRKIHEERMKLEQDRQKQQKEEQKIILGKGKSRPKLSFTLKATE; encoded by the exons ATGGGCCGCTCTCGGAGCCGCAGCTCGTCCCGGTCCAAGCACTCCAAAAGCAGCAAGCACAGTAAGAAACGGAGCCGGTCCCGGTCGCGATCTCGAGACAGGGAGCGCTCCAAGAAACGCTCCAAGTCCCGAGAGTCGAAGAGGAACCGGCGCAGAGAATCCCGGTCCCGATCCCGGTCCAACACAGCGTCGTCccgcagagagagagcagccTCACCGCCGGAGCGCATCGACATCTTCGGCCGGACACTGAGCAAGAGGAACGCGCTTGATGAGAAGcaaaggaaggaggaggaggagaggaaggcgGAGATGGAGCGACAGAGGAAGAT CCGGCAGCAGGAGATTGAGGAGAAGCTGATCGAGGAGGAGACGGCGCGGCGAGTTGAGGAGCTCGTGGCCAAACGTGTGGAGGAGGAGCTCGAGAAGCGGAAAGACGAGATTGAGCGGGAAGTGCTGCGACGCGTCGAGGAGGCGAAGCGCATCATGGAGCGGCAGCTGCTGGAAGAGCTGGAGCGGCAGCGGCAAGCCGAGCTGGCGGCACAGAAGGCCAGAGAG gaagaagaaaaatcgaAGCGGGAGGAGCTGGAAAAAATCCTGGAGGAGAATAACCGCAAGATCGCAGAGGCTCAGGCCAAACTG GCTGAGGATCAGTTGCGTATTGTGGAAGAGCAGAGAAAGATCCACGAGGAGCGCATGAAGCTGGAGCAGGACCGGCAGAAGCAGCAGAAGGAGGAGCAGAAAATCATCCTCGGCAAGGGCAAGTCCAGGCCCAAGCTCTCCTTCACCCTGAAGGCCACAGAATAA
- the LOC101469018 gene encoding uncharacterized protein LOC101469018 isoform X1, with protein MGRSRSRSSSRSKHSKSSKHSKKRSRSRSRSRDRERSKKRSKSRESKRNRRRESRSRSRSNTASSRRERAASPPERIDIFGRTLSKRNALDEKQRKEEEERKAEMERQRKIRQQEIEEKLIEEETARRVEELVAKRVEEELEKRKDEIEREVLRRVEEAKRIMERQLLEELERQRQAELAAQKAREVTLGRLERSPSLTPTPPRTQTPSAPFTSQFPTLTGSLVFYFNCLKCNPAMAQVSHSWMQLCSREVAAFRIKGKGSTLASDTKANQYIQGYNECSSLV; from the exons ATGGGCCGCTCTCGGAGCCGCAGCTCGTCCCGGTCCAAGCACTCCAAAAGCAGCAAGCACAGTAAGAAACGGAGCCGGTCCCGGTCGCGATCTCGAGACAGGGAGCGCTCCAAGAAACGCTCCAAGTCCCGAGAGTCGAAGAGGAACCGGCGCAGAGAATCCCGGTCCCGATCCCGGTCCAACACAGCGTCGTCccgcagagagagagcagccTCACCGCCGGAGCGCATCGACATCTTCGGCCGGACACTGAGCAAGAGGAACGCGCTTGATGAGAAGcaaaggaaggaggaggaggagaggaaggcgGAGATGGAGCGACAGAGGAAGAT CCGGCAGCAGGAGATTGAGGAGAAGCTGATCGAGGAGGAGACGGCGCGGCGAGTTGAGGAGCTCGTGGCCAAACGTGTGGAGGAGGAGCTCGAGAAGCGGAAAGACGAGATTGAGCGGGAAGTGCTGCGACGCGTCGAGGAGGCGAAGCGCATCATGGAGCGGCAGCTGCTGGAAGAGCTGGAGCGGCAGCGGCAAGCCGAGCTGGCGGCACAGAAGGCCAGAGAGGTAACGCTCGGTCGTTTGGAACGCAGCCCCTCCCTTACCCCTACACCACCCCGTACCCAAACCCCTTCAGCTCCCTTCACCTCTCAGTTTCCCACTCTGACTGGGTCTTTGgtcttttattttaactgtttaaAGTGTAACCCAGCCATGGCACAAGTTTCACACAGTTGGATGCAGCTGTGCTCAAGGGAAGTGGcagctttcagaataaaaggaaAAGGGAGTACCTTGGCTTCAGATACTAAAGCAAATCAATATATCCAAGGGTATAATGAATGTTCTTCATTGGTGTAA